AGCACCACCCTTAACCACCGTCATTATGATGTCCGACAGCACCGTCAACAATACCCTACATTGGCAGGAACTTGACGAATGGAGAAAAAAAATCGACACCCTTGACCAGCAGTTATCCTCCCTGCTCTGCGAAAGATTAGATTGCGCACAAAATATCAGCTCCCTGAAATCAAGAATCGGAGAACAGGTACTTCAGCCAGAGCGGGAAAAAGAGGTACTGAACAATGTACTGAACCATGCCGACTCGCCTCTGAAAGCTCACACATTGGAAAAAATCTATCGATGCATCATCGAGGAGA
The DNA window shown above is from Pelodictyon phaeoclathratiforme BU-1 and carries:
- a CDS encoding chorismate mutase — encoded protein: MSDSTVNNTLHWQELDEWRKKIDTLDQQLSSLLCERLDCAQNISSLKSRIGEQVLQPEREKEVLNNVLNHADSPLKAHTLEKIYRCIIEETRLFQHEWKNSQPGIHAS